A stretch of the Dyella telluris genome encodes the following:
- the secE gene encoding preprotein translocase subunit SecE — MNTKAEPTKGANGADIAKLVLAFIVLAAGIFAYSWFGTDGSVPQSVRLLGVLAALIISLAIGAFTAPGRRVRAFLGESQFELRKVVWPTRDETLKTTGIIMVVVVVLSLLLGLIDLILKSVVLDWLLKLGT; from the coding sequence ATGAATACGAAGGCAGAACCGACCAAGGGCGCCAATGGCGCCGACATCGCCAAGCTGGTGCTGGCCTTCATCGTGCTGGCAGCCGGCATTTTTGCGTATTCGTGGTTTGGCACGGACGGCTCGGTTCCGCAGTCGGTCCGACTGCTGGGCGTGCTGGCTGCGCTGATCATCTCGCTGGCCATTGGTGCGTTCACTGCACCGGGCCGCCGGGTGCGCGCTTTCCTCGGCGAATCGCAGTTCGAACTGCGCAAGGTGGTCTGGCCCACCCGCGACGAGACGCTCAAGACCACCGGCATCATCATGGTTGTGGTGGTTGTGCTCTCGCTGCTGCTGGGCCTGATCGATCTGATTCTGAAGTCGGTCGTGCTCGACTGGCTGCTCAAGCTCGGTACGTGA
- the nusG gene encoding transcription termination/antitermination protein NusG, with translation MSKRWYVVHAYSGFENQVKRSLDERIRRAGMEERFGEVLVPTEEVIEMRSGQKRRSERKFFPGYVLVQIETDTEGKAPRIDDECWHLVKETPKVMGFIGGTADRPLPIRDSEADAILSRVREGVEKPKPKVLFEPGEMVRVTDGPFNDFNGVVEEVNYEKSRLRVAVLIFGRSTPVELEFGQVEKA, from the coding sequence ATGAGCAAGCGTTGGTATGTGGTGCACGCCTATTCGGGCTTCGAAAACCAGGTGAAGCGTTCGCTCGATGAGCGTATCCGCCGCGCCGGTATGGAAGAGAGGTTCGGCGAAGTCTTGGTGCCGACCGAAGAAGTCATTGAAATGCGCAGTGGCCAGAAGCGTCGCAGCGAGCGCAAGTTCTTCCCGGGTTACGTTCTCGTCCAGATTGAGACGGACACCGAGGGCAAGGCGCCGCGCATCGACGACGAGTGCTGGCATCTGGTCAAGGAAACCCCGAAGGTCATGGGTTTCATCGGCGGTACCGCCGATCGTCCGCTCCCGATCCGTGATTCCGAGGCCGATGCGATCCTCAGTCGCGTCCGTGAAGGCGTCGAGAAGCCCAAGCCCAAGGTGCTGTTCGAGCCGGGCGAGATGGTTCGCGTCACCGACGGTCCGTTCAACGACTTCAACGGCGTGGTCGAGGAAGTCAATTACGAGAAGAGCCGCCTGCGCGTCGCGGTGCTCATTTTCGGTCGCTCGACCCCGGTCGAGCTGGAGTTTGGCCAGGTCGAGAAGGCCTGA
- the rplK gene encoding 50S ribosomal protein L11 translates to MAKKVVGYIKLQVKAGQANPSPPVGPALGQRGLNIMEFCKAFNAATQKLEPGLPIPVIITAYSDRSFTFITKTPPASILIKKVTGIAKGSSKPNTDKVGKITRKQLEDVAKQKEPDLTAADLDAAVRTIAGSARSMGFVVEG, encoded by the coding sequence ATGGCAAAGAAAGTAGTTGGCTACATCAAGCTGCAGGTCAAGGCCGGTCAGGCCAACCCGTCGCCGCCGGTCGGTCCGGCGCTCGGTCAGCGCGGCCTGAACATCATGGAATTCTGCAAGGCGTTCAATGCCGCCACGCAGAAGCTGGAGCCGGGTCTCCCGATCCCCGTGATCATCACGGCCTATTCGGACCGTAGCTTCACCTTTATCACCAAGACCCCGCCGGCGTCGATCCTGATCAAGAAGGTCACGGGCATCGCCAAGGGTTCGTCCAAGCCGAACACTGACAAGGTCGGCAAGATCACCCGCAAGCAGCTGGAAGACGTTGCGAAGCAGAAGGAGCCGGATCTCACGGCTGCTGATCTGGACGCCGCGGTGCGCACCATTGCCGGTAGCGCCCGCAGCATGGGCTTTGTGGTGGAGGGCTAA
- the tuf gene encoding elongation factor Tu yields the protein MAKGKFERTKPHVNVGTIGHVDHGKTTLTAALTKVGAERFGGEFKAYDAIDAAPEEKARGITISTAHVEYESPSRHYAHVDCPGHADYVKNMITGAAQMDGAILVCSAADGPMPQTREHILLSRQVGVPYIVVFLNKADMVDDAELLELVEMEVRELLSKYDFPGDDTPIIKGSAKLALEGDQSEIGVPAIIALVDALDTYIPEPQRAIDQPFLMPVEDVFSISGRGTVVTGRIERGIIKVGDEVEVVGIRPTQKTTVTGVEMFRKLLDQGQAGDNAGLLLRGLKRDDVERGQVLAKPGTITPHTDFEAEVYVLSKDEGGRHTPFFKGYRPQFYFRTTDVTGAIELPEGVEMVMPGDNIKMVVTLIHPIAMDQGLRFAIREGGRTVGAGVVAKVIK from the coding sequence ATGGCAAAGGGTAAATTCGAACGCACCAAGCCGCACGTCAACGTCGGCACGATTGGTCACGTGGACCACGGCAAGACGACGCTGACGGCTGCACTGACCAAGGTCGGCGCTGAGCGCTTCGGTGGCGAATTCAAGGCGTATGACGCGATTGACGCGGCGCCGGAAGAAAAGGCCCGTGGTATCACGATTTCGACCGCACACGTCGAATACGAATCGCCGAGCCGCCACTACGCACACGTGGACTGCCCGGGCCACGCCGACTACGTGAAGAACATGATCACGGGCGCGGCGCAGATGGACGGCGCGATCCTGGTGTGCTCGGCCGCTGACGGCCCGATGCCGCAGACGCGCGAACACATCCTGCTGTCGCGTCAGGTGGGCGTGCCCTACATCGTCGTGTTCCTGAACAAGGCCGACATGGTGGACGACGCCGAGCTGCTCGAGCTGGTCGAAATGGAAGTGCGCGAGCTGCTCTCCAAGTACGACTTCCCGGGCGACGACACCCCGATCATCAAGGGTTCGGCCAAGCTGGCGCTGGAAGGCGACCAGTCGGAAATCGGCGTGCCGGCGATCATCGCCCTCGTTGACGCCCTGGACACCTACATCCCGGAACCGCAGCGTGCGATCGACCAGCCGTTCCTGATGCCGGTGGAAGACGTGTTCTCGATCTCGGGCCGCGGCACCGTGGTGACCGGTCGTATCGAACGCGGCATCATCAAGGTCGGTGACGAAGTCGAAGTGGTCGGCATCCGCCCGACCCAGAAGACCACCGTCACGGGCGTGGAAATGTTCCGCAAGCTGCTGGATCAGGGTCAGGCAGGCGACAACGCCGGTCTGCTGCTCCGCGGCCTGAAGCGTGACGACGTCGAGCGTGGCCAGGTGCTGGCCAAGCCGGGCACGATCACCCCGCACACCGACTTCGAAGCCGAAGTGTACGTGCTGTCGAAGGACGAAGGTGGCCGTCACACCCCGTTCTTCAAGGGCTACCGCCCGCAGTTCTACTTCCGCACGACCGACGTGACCGGCGCGATTGAGCTGCCGGAAGGCGTGGAAATGGTCATGCCGGGCGACAACATCAAGATGGTTGTCACCCTGATCCACCCGATCGCCATGGACCAGGGCCTGCGCTTCGCCATTCGCGAAGGCGGCCGTACCGTCGGCGCCGGCGTGGTGGCCAAGGTCATCAAGTAA
- a CDS encoding acyl-CoA thioesterase encodes MPGKQHEVNFRFLAQPTDVNFGGKVHGGMVMKWIDQAGYACAVAWSGAYCVTASVSGIQFVKPILIGDLVTVRARLIHTGRSSMHMAVDVLARDLRSDEHRLATSCVMVFVALDAPEGKPTPVPAWQPRDDRERQLQEQAMKLMNLSKEMEQLVDAHVAEDL; translated from the coding sequence ATGCCCGGCAAGCAACACGAAGTGAATTTCCGTTTCCTGGCCCAGCCGACCGACGTGAATTTCGGCGGCAAGGTGCACGGCGGCATGGTGATGAAGTGGATTGACCAGGCGGGTTACGCCTGTGCTGTCGCATGGAGCGGGGCTTATTGCGTCACCGCGTCGGTCAGTGGCATCCAGTTCGTGAAGCCCATCCTGATCGGTGACCTGGTCACCGTGCGCGCGCGTCTGATCCACACGGGCCGTTCCAGCATGCACATGGCGGTGGATGTACTTGCGCGCGACCTGCGCAGCGACGAACATCGCCTGGCGACCAGTTGCGTGATGGTCTTCGTGGCGCTCGATGCGCCGGAAGGCAAGCCCACGCCGGTGCCGGCCTGGCAGCCGCGCGATGACCGCGAGCGCCAGTTGCAGGAGCAGGCCATGAAGCTCATGAATCTTTCCAAGGAGATGGAGCAGCTTGTTGACGCGCACGTGGCGGAAGATCTCTGA
- the rplA gene encoding 50S ribosomal protein L1 gives MAKITKRMKAAQAAVQPGKLYGLEEALTIVKNNAKAKFAESVDVSVRLGIDAKKSDQGVRGSSLLPHGTGKTVKVAVFVPAGEKAEAAKAAGADAVGMDDLAERMQAGDLDFGRVIATPDAMRVVGKLGQLLGPRGLMPNPKDGSVTADVATAVKNAKAGQVKFRNDKAGIIHATIGKASFDAAQLADNLNALVNDLLKAKPSTAKGQYLQKVALSSTMGVGVPVEVSTLTVSTK, from the coding sequence ATGGCAAAGATCACGAAGCGTATGAAGGCGGCCCAGGCCGCAGTGCAGCCGGGCAAGCTCTATGGCCTGGAAGAAGCCCTGACCATCGTCAAGAACAACGCCAAGGCGAAGTTCGCTGAGTCCGTGGACGTTTCCGTCCGTCTCGGCATCGACGCCAAGAAGTCCGACCAGGGCGTGCGTGGTTCCTCGCTGCTGCCGCACGGTACCGGCAAGACCGTCAAGGTCGCCGTGTTCGTGCCGGCTGGTGAGAAGGCCGAAGCCGCCAAGGCCGCCGGTGCCGACGCCGTCGGTATGGACGACCTGGCCGAGCGCATGCAGGCTGGCGATCTCGACTTCGGTCGCGTCATCGCCACGCCGGACGCGATGCGCGTGGTCGGTAAGCTCGGTCAGCTGCTGGGCCCCCGTGGCCTGATGCCGAACCCGAAGGATGGCTCGGTCACCGCCGACGTCGCCACGGCCGTCAAGAACGCCAAGGCCGGCCAGGTGAAGTTCCGTAACGACAAGGCGGGCATCATCCACGCCACCATCGGCAAGGCCAGCTTCGACGCTGCCCAGCTCGCGGACAACCTGAACGCGCTGGTCAACGACCTGCTGAAGGCCAAGCCGTCGACCGCCAAGGGTCAGTACCTGCAGAAGGTCGCGCTGTCGTCCACCATGGGCGTGGGCGTGCCGGTCGAAGTGTCGACCCTGACGGTGTCGACCAAGTAA